The following nucleotide sequence is from Methanomassiliicoccus sp..
CGACCATGTGAGCGGGGCGGGCATCATGTCCCGTAAGTACAAGATACCGATATGCTGCAACCGCTCCACGTTGACATGTTCCAACATAGGTGCGGTGCACGACACCATTCTCTTCCAGACCGGCACGAGGTTCGAGATCGGCTGCCTCTCCATCGATCCCCTTCCCATTTCCCATAACGCCGCCGATCCCAACTCCTTCCACGTTCATTACAGGGACAAGAACGTCCTCCTGGCGACCGACCTGGGCAGAGTAGGCGCAGAGGTGTTCACGGCCCTCCGGGATGCTGACCTTGCTATCATCGAGGCCAACCACGACGTGCAGATGCTCATCAACGGGCCCTATCCCCCGCGCCTAAAGAGCGATATCCGGTCCGATAGGGGACATCTTTCCAACGTGGACTGCGCTCATGCCCTGTGGGCCACGTCCAGCGAGAAGCGGAAGGTGTTCCTTGCTCACCTCAGCAAGAACAACAACACCCCGCTCCTGGCAAGGCGCACGGTGTCCCGCACGTTGGGATGCAAGGAGGACAGGATAGACTGCATGCTGTGCCCTGACGATGTACGCTCCATCATCATTTAGGCGGAGAGAACGACGGAAACGGCCACCGCCTTCTTCCTGGCGATGAGGGCCCTGGAAATGGTCGATGGAAGGCACACCAGGTCCTCCTTACGGAGAATGTAGGTTCGGTCAGGACCAACGAACTTCGGAATATCCTCCAGGATCTTGAGGATCACGAACTCGGCGGCAGGCGGAGCCGCGGGAGCGGCGACGGGGGCGCATTCCTCTTTGACCGCGGCCTCGACAGGCACATTCTCCGCAACATCTGAAGGAGGTGCGGCGGCCTCCGTCTCAATGGTGACCTCGGGCGTAGGGTATGTAGGCATGACAGCCGCGGCCTCCTCTACCTCCTCCCTCTTGGCCTCCCTAACCATGTCCGGGACCTCCGCCGTGTCCAGGGAAGGCTCCTCGACCTCGACCACCTTTGTCCTGACCCCCTCGAGCAGCAGGGTACGCTTCTCCTTCAGGAGGGAGTGGACCTCATCATAGATCTCTTTCTCTTCGATCGTAAGCCTTGAGGTCTCGGTCCTATTGCCCTCTGCCGCCCTGAGCGCCATGTCCAGCAGCTTGCCCATGCGGAACCCGAACACCTGCGCCGCCTTCTCCTGGAACTTCAGAAGCTGATTGCTGGCAAGCTTTGACTTGGTGGAGAAGGGATCGGTCGCGAACTCCCGCTCGCTTTCCCGCTTGAGCATCTCCTGGCACTCCGCCATGGCCTGGTAGAGGTCCTTGCGGACGTCGGATATGTTCTTGTTGCGCTGCTCCCTACGGGCGACCTCGGTGAGGTCATCGTAAGTGAAGTTGTCCGTGGAAGCTGTCATCAAGAGGTTCATTCTGTCGGCCATATTTGAGCGTATCCGGTCACCTCGTCCTTTTTCCCCGATGAACGTCACCGCTGTGGAGACATGAGCGGATATCAAGCGGACGATGGGAGCGCCGGCCGTCAAGCCCGGGCACGGGACAATGGACGGAAACCTTTTCACCGTACATCAGCCATCCCGTCGCATGGATGTCTCCGAGGTCCTCCGGGCGGTCAAGGGCGGCGTGGAGGTAGACATCATGGTCACCCCCAACGCCAAGCGGCCCCAGGTCGGTGAGGTCGATGAATGGAGGAAGCGACTGGTGGTGAAGGTACAGGCCCTGCCCACCGATGGGAGGGCCAACCGGGCGGTGGTGGAGCTTCTGTCAGAGCTCTTCGGTGTCAGAGTGGAGATCGTGCGCGGCCACACCGACCGTCAGAAGACGGTCCTGGTCCCATTGGACCTAGAGAGCGCACGCACACAGCTGGAGGGTGCATGAGAGATCCCCAGGAGACGCTGGAGGAGCTGGAGGAGCTGCTCGGCCTGCTGCGGGAAAGGGAGGATAACACGGTCATCCTCATCGAGGGCCGCAAGGACCGGCTGGCCCTGGCCTGCCTGGGCATCGGCGGCGAGATCCTACAGGTGCAGGACGCCCGCGGCCTCTTCGGCGTGGCGGAGGAATTGGCGAGAACGGGGAAGGAGGCCATCATCCTTACCGACTGGGACCGCAAGGGAGGCCACCTGGCCCAGCTCCTCAGGAACGCCCTCAAGGCCAACGATGTACGGTACGATGACACCATCCGCAGCCGCCTATCGATGCTGTGCAAGAAAGAGATAAAGGATATCGAGTCCCTGCCCTCGTTCATCTCCTTCCTGGTCCAAAACGCCTCTGGGGCATAGTTTTGTTTTATCACGACCTTGGGGATGAAACCACCACGGCTCATATTGGCAATGCCTGAACAACATAACCCTCCAGTTCCTGGGGGAACTGACCGATGCCCCATCCCAGAGCGGTGGTCTCGCAATAATAGTATACAGAACCCTCGTACGTGTACGACCGACCTTCATAAACGTCCCCGGAGATGCCTGCGGCCATGTGACCCGAGACGCCTGGGCTTGTGTACTTCAGCATGATCACGTCGTTCTCCATCGGCAGGGACCTGATCAGCGAGGCGAACAGCGCCACCTTGTCCTCGCAATCCCCCCCTCCATCGACCAGGGTCTCCAGGGGATAACGGGGATATTCCATCTGGCCGGCGGTGGTCTCATCGCTGGTGTACGGAATGCCCTGAACGAAGGACAGGATGAACTGGACGGGGTCGTGTCCGTTGAGCAGGGCGGTGCTCCTCAGGTCCTCAGCGATGGTCGCCAAGACGGCATCATCATCGTCGACGTAGGAGCTGTAGTTGAATGAACGGTCCTGCTCATGTAGAGGGTAATAGTCAGTACCGTTTATGGTCGCGGTCATCGACCACACCTGCCCACCGTAGAGCCATTCATATCCTACATTGAATGCCTCGACGCCGAGGAAGAAACGCCCTGTGCCGCTCCAGGGGCTCCACCTCCCATCGTCGGACGTCCTCACCCTCCACGAGTAAGTGGTGTTCTCCACCAGGGGCTGTGATAGGGTGTACACGCTCTCCGTGGTGGTTGTATCCAGGGTGGGGTTCTCGAAGAGATCGGACGGAGAGACCTGCACCTGATAGCTGTCCGCCCCGGACACCCCTTCCCAATCGAGCAGTACCTCGCTGCCCAGAACGGTGGTGGAGTCGGTGGGGCCGATGAGGGAGGGAGGCAAAACGAAAACGTTGTAAGAGAAGGTCCAGGTCTCGCTCCACGTGCTTAACAGTGACATGTGATGAGCCGATACTCTCCAGTAGTACGTGGTACCCTCCATTAAAGAGAACTCGGGTGCGTACGAGGCCTCGCCCAGGACGAGATCCACTATAGTGTCGGTGAAGGCAGGGGTGACGGAGACCTGCAGGCGGTACTCGTCAGCGTGGGCGACCTCCTCCCACTCCAAGATCGGAACGCGGTTGGACAAGGCGCTCCCGTCCGCCGGCGAGGACAGCTCCGGCGCCCTCAGCCCCGTCCGCAAGGAGAACGTCGTGGCCTCGCTCGCAGGACCATAGTTCCCGTTGACCACGGCCCGCACCGTCCAGCGATAGGTTCCGTCCGCTAGGACCTCGTGGAGGACGTAGCTGGAGGTCGGTGACGAGCGGTTCATGCGGAAGCCGTACTGGTCCAGGCAGGTGATGAGCAGGGAGTAGCTCTCGGCCGGACCATATGAAGACCAGGAAAGGGCGACCGAGGCCTCGTTGACCTCCTCCCTGTCGTCCGGTCCCAGATGCACCAGCACCGGGATGCTCGTGCTCTCTCCGTTTGGCCCGTTGAGCAGGCCCAGCACCGGGCCGACGAGGAGGGCGGCAGCGATAAACAACGCCCCCACGACGACCAACCAGGCCTTGGAACGTCCTCTGCTCTTCCCTATCGCTTGTCCATTCGGTTGCTGTGCGCTCGGAGCGGCTCGATCCCTTCCCGGACCGCGTTCGGGATCGGGGCCGGACGGATAGATGTCCGCGTACCTCTTCTCCCTGTTCTCTACGTCCCTTTCCATTTAATGGATCCTCGAATATCCAGCAGTACGCCCGTGGAGCAAGGTCGTACCCATCTTCGGTGGGAGGCAGGCATGCAACGGAAGAACGCGCACGGTCGCTCCCGCCTTGTTCATGTTATCATGCGCTCATCGTTCTTAATGGAACGCATGAGGGTCCACCGCCGCACCCTACCCTAACCATAAATAGCTGGATGACCGCTCTCGTTCCGGGGACGAGCATATCTGGGAGCCTTGGTCCAAGCTCAAGGCACCCTTGACGTTCAGTATCGGTCGTTGTACCCGACGTGCAGTGATCCGCAAACGGAGCGTGAGGAGGGGATGCCTGCTCGAGATCCTCAAGAGGTGCGACCTCCCGGACCGGGGCCGCAGGTGATGAACGCCCATGAACGAAGGTGATGGCCCGTTGATCGAAGATCGCACCGTTGGCAGAACGCTACAGGTCACGGAGGCGCGCTGTATCCCTTCTGGCCGCTTCTTCGTGTTCGAGGGGATCGATGGCTCGGGGAAGAGCACCGTCGCCCGTCTCTTCGCCGAAAGGCTGCGGTCCACCGGCCGGGAGGTGGAGCTCACGGCCGAGCCTACCAGCACCTGGTTGGGAGACCAGGTCCGCCGGGGGAACAGGGATGCGAAGAACGACTTCACCGAGACCTTCCTGTACATCGCCGACCGGGCCGAGCATACCTCTCAGATCCTGAAATGGACGTCGGAGGGCCGAGCCGTGGTCTGCGACCGTTATGTCGGGAGCACTCTGGCCTATCAGGGCGTGACCCTCCGCCCCCACCTAGGACCGGGGACCCTGGAATGGCTCAAGAGGGTGAACGAGCCTATCATCGTCCGCCCCGACGCGACCTTCCTTTTGCGGATCGATCCCGCAAAGGCCATGGCGCGGCTGGAGGACAGGAAGGGGAGGGAGAAGTTCGAGAAGATCACCTTCCTAAAGAAGGTGGCCGCCCTGTACGACAGGATCGCCGAGGAGGATCCCTCCTATATCGTGGTGGACGCGGAGCGCCCCCTGGACGAGGTCCTGGGGATGGTGATGTCCATGGTAAGTAAATATTAAAACGTCCTGCGGGGTTGGTCCATCATGCATCCTTCCGAGACCATCCGGTTCGCCAAGGGACGGGAGCTTGAGGGCAAGCTCATCGTACTGGGCATGACCGGCAGCATCGCCGCGGTGGAATCCTTCGAGCTGGTCAGAGAGCTGATCCGCCACGGGGCGGAGGTACAGGTGGTCATGACCCCGGAGGCCCAGAGGCTCATGACCCCGGAGGCCATGGAGTTCGCCAGCGGTCGGGCGGTGATCACGAAGCTGACCGGGGCTACGGAGCACGTTAGCCTCCTTGGCGATTACCCTGGACGGGCGGACATGTTCCTGGTGTCACCGTGCACGGCCAACACCATATCCAAGATGGCCCTGGGGATCGATGATACGCCGGTGACCACCATGGCGACCCTGGCCATCGGAACTCACACTCTCATGTTAGTGGCCCCGGCGATGCACCTGGCGATGTTTGAGAACGCAGCGGTGCAGCGAAACGTGCTGGCGCTGAAGGACATGGGGGTCGAGCTGGTGGGCCCGGTGCTAGTCGGCAAGAAGGCACGGGTGGCCTCGGTGGAGGAGATCGTGGACAAGGTGCTGGCGATGTTCTCCAAGGGGGACCTGTGCGGGAGGAAGGTGCTCATCATCGGAGGCTCCTCGGAGGAGCCGGTGGACAGCGTCAGGGTGGTTAGCAATACTGGCACCGGGGCCACCGCAGCGGAGATGGTCAGAGTGGCTCGCCAGAGGGGCGCGGAGGTGGAACTGTGGGCCGGGAGGATGTCCGTTCCCGTACCCACGGGCATACCCGTCAGGTCCTTCCGTTCCGTGGAGGACCTGGTGAGCATGGTCGGTGAGGTCGATCACGATGTGGTCATCGTTCCCGCCTCCCTTTCCGACTACGCTCCTACGAAGATCGCTGGCAAGATGCCATCGGGCAAGAGCTCAGTGGACCTCGAACTGCACCCCCTGCCCAAGGTCCTTCCCCTTCTGAGGCCCCGGACGAAGGTGCTGGTGGGCTTCAAGGCCGAGGTCGGGGTATCCCCGGCGGTGCTGTCCAAGAGAGCGGTGTCGAGGCTCAAGGAGTACGGCCTCGATATGATCGTGGCCAATGACCTCGAGGATGTCGGGCAGGGGAGCACCAAGGCGATCATCATCACCGCGGATGGTGGCAGGAAGAAGTATGAGGGGGACAAGCGAGGCCTGGCGGACGCGGTCCTAGACGAAGCGGTCAAGGTCCTGGGATGAGAGTAACCGCCTACTGTCCCGGCCATATCACCGGCTTCTTCGTGCCGTGCGTCCATGAGGACCCGCTCAGGACCGGTTCCCGGGGGGCGGGCATATGCATCGACAGGGGCGTTACCGCCACCCTCGAGGTTCTTCCAGGAGATGGCTCGATGGAGTTCATCGTCGACGGCGTTATGCGCGATGCCCCGGTCATGCGTGACGTCTTAGAGAACCTCATGGGAGGGGGGGATTTCGACATCATGGTGGAAGCGAGCCTGGGGCTGCCCATCAGTTCTGGCTTCGGCATGAGCGCGGCGGGAGCGCTGGCGACCGCTTTCGCCATGGCCGAGGCGTTGGGAAGGACGACGGAGGAGGCCTTCGCCGCAGCCCATCGCGCAGAGCTGGCCAACGGCACGGGTCTGGGGGACGTGGCCGCCCTGTCCCGCGGGGGGATGACCTTCCGCCGGAGGGAGGGTATACCTCCCTTCGGCCGCATCGACCGACTGACAGATGCGCTGGACATAGTGGCGGCCGTGGTAGGTCCGGTCATCCGCACCTCCGATGTGCTGAGGGATCCCACCAAGCGCAAAACGATAGATAGCATCGGCAGGGAGTGCTATCGCCTGCTGGCCAAGGACCCTACCCCGGACATGTTCTTCCGAACCAGCCGGGAGTTCACCATGCGCTCCGGCCTGGCGGGACCTCCCGTCATGGACGCCCTGGAGGCGATAGAAAGACTGGGTGACGCCTCTATGATAATGTTAGGAAACTCAATCTTCGCCCGAGGGGACCTGGACGCTATGCAGAGTGAACTGTCGCGGTTCGGCACCACGTACCGATTGTCCCTGGACCTGCTGGGCCCGAGGGTCCTGAGCTCTGAGGGCTCACTCGTATAGCGTGAAGAGCTTGTCGTCCTCGCCCACGTCGAAAAGGCCTATGCGCGCCCCGCAGTCCAGCCAACCGTGGGCATAGTTTACGCTGGCGAAGGCGTTGACATAGTCGCCGACCTCGCGGAAGTGCCGGGCGTCGTTATAGTAGGAGGTCGCCATATTGAGGAAGTCGTCGGCCAGTTTCTTCCCGAAGGACCGCGGCGGGGCCGCTACCTTGAGCTTGTCCAGGGCCCTCTTGGTGGTGTCCAGGTACTTGGCCAGCTTCTCGTCGGAAATGATGTCCTTCATGCCTCATCATCCTCGGTCGGTATTATCTCCACGCTCTCTCCGCCGTGGCGGCTCTCCCGGGGCCGTACCTCCACGAACAGGGGCATCTGGATGCTCCCGCCGATGCACAGGGCGACCCCGATGGGCAGCCTCTGGATCTCATCAGCCATTCCTGCGGTCAGGCCTTCCACGGAGGCGGTTATGGCCTTGAGGTCATTGGGGTTGGTCACCTTGAGTATCATCTGCGTGTTGCACTGGCTGAGAACATTCTTGTCGATCTTAGCCGCCCTCTGGCTAATGATAGTGAGGCCAAGACCGAACTTGCGGCCCTCGGCAGCGATGGTGCGGAATATCTTGGAGGACGCGGCCAGCCCCTGCTGAGGACAATAGTTATGGGCCTCCTCCACCACCAGCATCATGGGCGGTATCTTACCCATCTTTCGCAGCTCGAACAGCGCGGTGCAGATACGGTTCACGATCAGCTCGGCGATCTCCGGGACCGTGCCCTTGAGATTGATGATGGTCACCTTGCCCTTGACCACCAGATCATCTATGCGCGTCCCCGCGGGGGCGAAGATCTTGCAGTCGTCCAGGAACTGCAGCTCGTTCACGAGGGCGGCGTTGTTCCCCTCCTCGTCGCTCTCCAGCACCCGGATGATGTCCTTTAGGGAGTACTCCTTCTTGACGCTCTTCACCGCATCGATGGCCTTCCGCAACGCGTTCAGGTAGGCCTTGCCGTTCTTGATGCTGGTCAGAGAAAGCAGGTCGCCCGCCTCGATGTTCGCCAGCGTGAACAGCAGGGGAGTGGCCTGGGGGTTCACGGTGGTGTCCGTGGCGAACTCGATGATGCGGTCCGCGAAGCCGCGGTTGGTGACGTTGAAGTTCCGGGAGCTGGTGGAAGGGCGCCCCGCCTCGCGCATGGCGCCATACTCTCCGTGAGGGTCGAGCACCATGATGGTTACGTTGTGCTTCATCAGCTCCTCCACCAGGTCACCACACATGAACGATTTTCCCCCGCCGGTCTTGGCCAGGATGCTGACGTGCTTCTGCACCATGGAGTTGATGTCCATCTCCACCCGGATGTCGTGGCCGAACAGCAGGCCGATGTACGCTCCCGTCGGGGTGTTCTCCTTCAGCCCGATGACCTTCTTGATCAGCTCGTCCCCGGCCTTGTATACGGGCAGGCCGGCATTGAACGGTGTACGCGGGACCTGCAGCAAGCCGCGCTCATCGCGGTAGCCGATGACGTTGACCAGGGCGGTGACCTTCTCGTGTATGAGCACGTCCTCACCCTGCGAGATCATCTTTGCCCGGTCCAGGGAGAGGTCTGTCTTGCGCTGCATATCCATTACCTGACCCAACACCCATCCTGCGGCCTCATGCCGGGCCTGGACATACTCCATCTTCTCGACCCTGCCGGTGACGCTGAGGTTGAAGCTGGAGGTACCCACGTCCCCATAGATTATCCCCACAGCCTCCAATCCGTCGTCATCGGTGAGCGGAGCTGGGTCTGCGGCGATCGTGGTTGCTTCGACATCTTGAACGGGCGCTGGTGCCGCATTCTCCGGTCGTGCTGTCGGAGCCCTTACATAAGGCCCACCAGAAACAGGATCAGCGGTCGGCTCACCAACGACCTGGGGCGGACTGTCCGCCTCGGTTTCCATGTGCATCCCGAAAAGATATTAGATGCTCTCGATAAATAAATTGTTACATGATTACGATACCTGGTGATGAGAGTCGTGGAAGCAGCCAGATATGCCAACGATCCGCATCGTGATGTTGCATTTCTGCAGGCATCGGCCCGCTCAATGATAGGAGGATGATGCATACCGGACTTTCACATATCCATGAGGGTGCTCATGAGGGAGTCCATATGTACAGGAAAAAGGAAGGTCGGACAGCGTAGGATTTAAGACGGAAACGCCAATGCCCTTCGTATGATCGTAGTCGGCGGTTCTTCCTCGAAGATGCTTGCCCAGGACCTGGCAAAGGAACTGGAGTGCAAGTACCTGCAAGCCCATACCACGCGCTTCCCGGACGGGGAATGCTATGTGCGGATCGAGGAGGAGCGGATCGATGATGAGGTCGTCATCGTCCAGAGCACCCACCCCGACCACAACACGGTCGAGCTGCTGCTCCTGCAGGACGCGGCCATTGGCCTGGGGGCGAAGAAGGTAAGCACGGTGGTGCCATACTTCGGGTACGCCCGGCAGGATGAGCGTTTCAAGAGAGGGGAGGCGCTCAGCGCTAAGGTTATGGTCAAGGTGGTGGAGATGAACTCCCGGAGGATCGTCACAGTCGACATCCACAAGCCCATAGTCCTGGACTGGTTCCGCGGGGACGCTTTCGATGTCCATGCGGCCCCGTGCATAGGCGATTTCTTCAAGGGTTCGGAGATCGACATGGTCCTGGCGCCGGACGAGGGGGCGCTGCAACGGGCCCGCGAGGTCGCCACAGTCATCGGCACGGAGTGGGACTACCTCGAGAAGACGAGGCTCTCGGGCGAGGTCGTCAGGATGGCCCCCAAGAACCTGGACGCCAAGGACAAGAACGCCCTCATCGTCGATGACATCATATCCACCGGCGGGACCATCGAGGCCGCCGCCAACCAGCTGAAGATCATGGGCGCGAAGAGCGTCACCGCCGTGTGCACCCACGGCCTGTTCGCCAAGGGAGCGCTGGACCGGCTGCGGAAGTGCTGCAATGCGGTGTATTCCACCAACACCATCGAGGGCGAGGTGTCCGTGATCTCCGTGGCCCCTCAGATCGCCAAGGCCCTGCGCTGAGCAGCACCATCGACCTATTCTCTTTACGATCCGCTCTCCGCCGTCGGTGCTCGTGGCCCCGGCGACCGGCCTTGAAACATTTAAGTGCGGAACCTTATTCGGTGGAGCTATCAAGGGTGTGACGGATGAAGAAGGAAGAGAACTTCAGCGAGTGGTACAACGAGCTGGTCGATACCGCTGGCCTTACCGATAAGCGCTATCCCATCAAGGGAATGAACGTCTGGCCTGCCTATGGGTGGAAGATCATGCAGTACATCGATTCCTTCATCCGCCAGGAGCTGGACGCCACCAACCATGATGAGGTGTGCTTCCCTCTCCTAATCCCCAAGTCCGAGTTCCAGAAGGAGAAGGACCACATCAAGGGCTTCGACGCCGAGGTGTACTGGGTCACGCATGCCGGCCTCAACGAGCTGGACATCCCCCTGCTCCTGCGGCCTACTTCAGAGACGGCAATGTACCCCATGTTCTCCATCTGGGTCCGCTCCCACGGGGACCTGCCCCTGAAGATCTATCAGCTGGTCAACACCTTCCGGTACGAGACCAAGCAGACACGTGCCTTCATCCGCGTCCGCGAGATCCACTTCTTCGAGTCCCATACCTGCCATGTGGACGAGGCCGATGCCCAGCGCCAGGTGGAGGAGGACTTCGTCATCCTGGAGAAGATCATGCAGAAGCTGTGCCTGCCGTACAAGCTGCTGAAGCGCACTGACTGGGACAAGTTCCCCGGCGCTTACTACACCGTCGGCATCGATACCGCCATGATGCGCGGTCGCAGCCTGCAGCTGGGCTCCATCCACCATTACAGGGAGAACTTTTCCCGTCCGTTCGACATCAAGTACGAGGACGTCGACGGAAGCACCAAGTATGTGCACCAGACCACCTACGGGATGTCGGAGAGGCTCCTCGGCTCCGTGGTCGGGGTGCACGGCGATGACAAGGGACTGGTCCTGCCGCCCGCCCTCGCCCCCTTCCAGGTGGTCATTGTGCCCATACTGGCAAAGGGGAACGTGGAAGCGGTGACGGCGCAGGCCCGGGCGTTGCGCGATGAGCTCAAGGATGCGGGGGTCCGGGTAACGCTCGATGAGAGCGATGAGCGCCCCGGAGCCAAGTTCTTCAAGTGGGAGCTGAAGGGTGTGCCCCTGCGCCTGGAGCTGGGGGCTAGGGACATCGAGAAGGGTGTGGTGGCGTACGCCCGCCGGGACGATGGGAAGAAGGGTAGCTTTGACCGCGGCAAGGTCGTGGACGAGGTACGGTCCATGTTAGGCCTCATCGCCAAGGACATGCGCGCCAAGGCCCAGAGGTTCCTTGACGACTCCATCATTGACGTCGACAACATGGAGTTCAAAGAGGTGCCGGAGAAGTGGCTGCGTTTCGGATGGTGCGGGGAGCAGGAGTGCGGACGCAAGATAGAGGAACGCACCGAGCTGAAGATCCTAGGGAGCCCGTACGTCAAGGAGGAGTTCCACGGAAAGTGCCTTTGCTGCAGTAAGGAGACCGACACCGTGGTCTATGCTGCCCGGTCGATGTAAACACCTTCAAAACTTACATTTTTGAAGATTGCCAGCGGGTGTGATGGGAGCTCAGCAACGGACGGCCCGACACTGAGATACAGCTCCCACCACCGCCTCAAGGTACTCGCATTGGATGCTGCTCTTCGACCACATCTCTTCCTTCCCATGGCTCATCGACATTGATCAGAACATGCGGGAACTGAAAAATTCAATCCTTGTTCTTTAGCAACAATAGGCCCAGGCCGCCGAATGCCACCATGATGATGAAGATGGCGTACACGGGGATGAAACGGGACTCGAAGAAGTTCCAGCTGCCGAAGGCGATCCCCCACACCAAGTAGAAAGCCACTCCGCCGATGATCAGAAGAATGGATAGGAACCTGATGGCCTTGTTAGGTAGATCGACCTCTGCCATGAATCCGGCCAACGCCATAACTGTATAAAATGGTTTTCCAGACAGTT
It contains:
- a CDS encoding MBL fold metallo-hydrolase, with product MSSIEVHVLASGSDGNCSVICTEDTMIMLDAGISGRRIANLMGRVGLDPCDLDAILLTHEHSDHVSGAGIMSRKYKIPICCNRSTLTCSNIGAVHDTILFQTGTRFEIGCLSIDPLPISHNAADPNSFHVHYRDKNVLLATDLGRVGAEVFTALRDADLAIIEANHDVQMLINGPYPPRLKSDIRSDRGHLSNVDCAHALWATSSEKRKVFLAHLSKNNNTPLLARRTVSRTLGCKEDRIDCMLCPDDVRSIII
- a CDS encoding YggU family protein translates to MDGNLFTVHQPSRRMDVSEVLRAVKGGVEVDIMVTPNAKRPQVGEVDEWRKRLVVKVQALPTDGRANRAVVELLSELFGVRVEIVRGHTDRQKTVLVPLDLESARTQLEGA
- a CDS encoding Toprim subdomain protein, whose amino-acid sequence is MRDPQETLEELEELLGLLREREDNTVILIEGRKDRLALACLGIGGEILQVQDARGLFGVAEELARTGKEAIILTDWDRKGGHLAQLLRNALKANDVRYDDTIRSRLSMLCKKEIKDIESLPSFISFLVQNASGA
- the tmk gene encoding dTMP kinase; this encodes MIEDRTVGRTLQVTEARCIPSGRFFVFEGIDGSGKSTVARLFAERLRSTGREVELTAEPTSTWLGDQVRRGNRDAKNDFTETFLYIADRAEHTSQILKWTSEGRAVVCDRYVGSTLAYQGVTLRPHLGPGTLEWLKRVNEPIIVRPDATFLLRIDPAKAMARLEDRKGREKFEKITFLKKVAALYDRIAEEDPSYIVVDAERPLDEVLGMVMSMVSKY
- the coaBC gene encoding bifunctional phosphopantothenoylcysteine decarboxylase/phosphopantothenate--cysteine ligase CoaBC yields the protein MHPSETIRFAKGRELEGKLIVLGMTGSIAAVESFELVRELIRHGAEVQVVMTPEAQRLMTPEAMEFASGRAVITKLTGATEHVSLLGDYPGRADMFLVSPCTANTISKMALGIDDTPVTTMATLAIGTHTLMLVAPAMHLAMFENAAVQRNVLALKDMGVELVGPVLVGKKARVASVEEIVDKVLAMFSKGDLCGRKVLIIGGSSEEPVDSVRVVSNTGTGATAAEMVRVARQRGAEVELWAGRMSVPVPTGIPVRSFRSVEDLVSMVGEVDHDVVIVPASLSDYAPTKIAGKMPSGKSSVDLELHPLPKVLPLLRPRTKVLVGFKAEVGVSPAVLSKRAVSRLKEYGLDMIVANDLEDVGQGSTKAIIITADGGRKKYEGDKRGLADAVLDEAVKVLG
- a CDS encoding GHMP kinase, which gives rise to MRVTAYCPGHITGFFVPCVHEDPLRTGSRGAGICIDRGVTATLEVLPGDGSMEFIVDGVMRDAPVMRDVLENLMGGGDFDIMVEASLGLPISSGFGMSAAGALATAFAMAEALGRTTEEAFAAAHRAELANGTGLGDVAALSRGGMTFRRREGIPPFGRIDRLTDALDIVAAVVGPVIRTSDVLRDPTKRKTIDSIGRECYRLLAKDPTPDMFFRTSREFTMRSGLAGPPVMDALEAIERLGDASMIMLGNSIFARGDLDAMQSELSRFGTTYRLSLDLLGPRVLSSEGSLV
- a CDS encoding DUF357 domain-containing protein, with the protein product MKDIISDEKLAKYLDTTKRALDKLKVAAPPRSFGKKLADDFLNMATSYYNDARHFREVGDYVNAFASVNYAHGWLDCGARIGLFDVGEDDKLFTLYE
- a CDS encoding ATP-binding protein; the encoded protein is MAADPAPLTDDDGLEAVGIIYGDVGTSSFNLSVTGRVEKMEYVQARHEAAGWVLGQVMDMQRKTDLSLDRAKMISQGEDVLIHEKVTALVNVIGYRDERGLLQVPRTPFNAGLPVYKAGDELIKKVIGLKENTPTGAYIGLLFGHDIRVEMDINSMVQKHVSILAKTGGGKSFMCGDLVEELMKHNVTIMVLDPHGEYGAMREAGRPSTSSRNFNVTNRGFADRIIEFATDTTVNPQATPLLFTLANIEAGDLLSLTSIKNGKAYLNALRKAIDAVKSVKKEYSLKDIIRVLESDEEGNNAALVNELQFLDDCKIFAPAGTRIDDLVVKGKVTIINLKGTVPEIAELIVNRICTALFELRKMGKIPPMMLVVEEAHNYCPQQGLAASSKIFRTIAAEGRKFGLGLTIISQRAAKIDKNVLSQCNTQMILKVTNPNDLKAITASVEGLTAGMADEIQRLPIGVALCIGGSIQMPLFVEVRPRESRHGGESVEIIPTEDDEA
- a CDS encoding ribose-phosphate diphosphokinase; this encodes MIVVGGSSSKMLAQDLAKELECKYLQAHTTRFPDGECYVRIEEERIDDEVVIVQSTHPDHNTVELLLLQDAAIGLGAKKVSTVVPYFGYARQDERFKRGEALSAKVMVKVVEMNSRRIVTVDIHKPIVLDWFRGDAFDVHAAPCIGDFFKGSEIDMVLAPDEGALQRAREVATVIGTEWDYLEKTRLSGEVVRMAPKNLDAKDKNALIVDDIISTGGTIEAAANQLKIMGAKSVTAVCTHGLFAKGALDRLRKCCNAVYSTNTIEGEVSVISVAPQIAKALR
- a CDS encoding proline--tRNA ligase, which translates into the protein MKKEENFSEWYNELVDTAGLTDKRYPIKGMNVWPAYGWKIMQYIDSFIRQELDATNHDEVCFPLLIPKSEFQKEKDHIKGFDAEVYWVTHAGLNELDIPLLLRPTSETAMYPMFSIWVRSHGDLPLKIYQLVNTFRYETKQTRAFIRVREIHFFESHTCHVDEADAQRQVEEDFVILEKIMQKLCLPYKLLKRTDWDKFPGAYYTVGIDTAMMRGRSLQLGSIHHYRENFSRPFDIKYEDVDGSTKYVHQTTYGMSERLLGSVVGVHGDDKGLVLPPALAPFQVVIVPILAKGNVEAVTAQARALRDELKDAGVRVTLDESDERPGAKFFKWELKGVPLRLELGARDIEKGVVAYARRDDGKKGSFDRGKVVDEVRSMLGLIAKDMRAKAQRFLDDSIIDVDNMEFKEVPEKWLRFGWCGEQECGRKIEERTELKILGSPYVKEEFHGKCLCCSKETDTVVYAARSM